The following proteins are encoded in a genomic region of Astatotilapia calliptera chromosome 22, fAstCal1.2, whole genome shotgun sequence:
- the LOC113014798 gene encoding glutathione S-transferase A-like, producing MAKDMTLLWGSGSPPCWRIMIALEEKNLQGYNQKLLSFEKGEHKSKEVMEINPRGQLPAFKCGDVPLNESCAACFHLECKYKTQGTKLIPDCEVGRAQILQRVFEVNALVEKSSSVIYYNWMVPEGERHDSAVKRNKEALTAELKLWEGYLQASSGFIVGKDFSLADVVVYPTVAYLFHYGLSEQRYPKLAEYYKGLMNRPSIKASWPPTWKNAPKQETLKDI from the exons ATGGCCAAGGACATGACTCTGCTGTGGGGCTCCGGATCTCCTCCCTGCTGGAGGATAATGATCGCTCTGGAGGAGAAGAACCTGCAAGGATACAACCAAAAACTGCTCTCCTTTGAGAAGGGGGAGCACAAGTCAAAGGAAGTCATGGAGATCAACCCCAGGGGTCAG CTTCCTGCCTTCAAATGTGGGGATGTACCCCTCAACGAGTCCTGTGCTGCATGCTTTCATCTGGAG TGCAAGTACAAGACGCAGGGAACCAAGCTGATCCCTGACTGCGAGGTTGGGAGAGCGCAGATATTGCAGCGTGTGTTTGAGGTTAACGCGCTCGTTGAGAAATCAT CAAGCGTTATCTACTACAACTGGATGGtcccagagggagagagacacgACTCTGCCgttaagagaaacaaagaggctCTGACCGCTGAGTTGAAGCTGTGGGAGGGATACCTGCAG gcCTCGAGCGGTTTCATTGTAGGAAAGGACTTTTCCTTGGCCGACGTGGTTGTTTACCCAACCGTTGCCTATCTCTTCCACTACGG GCTTTCTGAACAGCGTTACCCCAAACTGGCAGAATACTATAAAGGTCTGATGAACAGACCCAGCATCAAAGCCAGCTGGCCTCCTACTTGGAAGAACGCAccgaaacaggaaacactgaaagaCATCTGA